A genomic stretch from Oculatellaceae cyanobacterium includes:
- a CDS encoding response regulator transcription factor: MNILYVEDEAKIAHFVHTGLKEHGFIVDYCGDGLDGYNRAIDNEYDAIVLDIMLPGKDGLSILKSLRQARRNVPVILLTARNELDDRLEGLNLGADDYIAKPFFVEELVARIHAVVRRTSGEHQNILSVGPIKLDCITREVTCNQQAVELTTREFNLMEYLMRSLGRVFTRTQILEHVWGYDFNPNTNVVDVCIQRIRKKLEPIGGGGWIESVRGVGYRFRKPES; this comes from the coding sequence ATGAATATTTTGTACGTTGAAGACGAGGCAAAGATTGCTCACTTTGTCCACACCGGACTGAAGGAACATGGCTTTATTGTTGATTACTGTGGCGATGGTTTAGATGGCTATAACCGCGCTATAGACAATGAATATGATGCAATTGTTCTGGATATCATGTTGCCTGGAAAGGATGGGTTGTCTATCCTGAAGAGCCTGCGACAGGCAAGGCGTAATGTACCAGTGATTTTGCTAACTGCTCGTAATGAATTGGACGATCGCCTTGAAGGTTTAAACTTGGGGGCAGACGATTACATCGCCAAGCCGTTTTTTGTTGAGGAGTTGGTTGCCCGTATTCATGCTGTGGTGCGTCGGACTTCCGGCGAACACCAAAATATACTTAGTGTGGGACCGATCAAGCTAGACTGCATTACGCGAGAAGTAACTTGCAATCAGCAAGCCGTAGAACTTACTACTCGTGAGTTCAATCTGATGGAGTACTTAATGCGATCGCTCGGACGAGTTTTTACCCGCACCCAAATACTCGAACACGTCTGGGGCTACGATTTCAACCCTAATACTAATGTGGTTGATGTCTGTATTCAAAGGATTCGCAAGAAGCTTGAACCTATCGGAGGTGGAGGTTGGATTGAAAGTGTGCGCGGGGTGGGATATCGTTTTCGCAAACCAGAATCTTAA
- a CDS encoding ATP-binding protein, translating to MKLRSFRIRIALVSAILAGSALVGFGVISWWLIYNAKVSRLDGALKIQLMRAARPRGENRWDFYETRLPRALQIQAQMPIAILVIDKNGNTIYQSEGWATDLKVNNLWSSRPQASYPLTPSDEGRLSTTESEPSRGRQLDPERPPNIPPPDFRLATQRASGETWRVAAVTSPRNRVAIAVSLQAIDQEMVGIGSIFLISLPIVLILIAGGAWWLSGTALYPIHRLTTAIRQVTVKGLEQRVEIGATDVEFVELIQVFNQMLERLERNFKQASRFSGDAAHELKTPLTILQGELERAMQQAESGSEVQQSLGSLLDEVHRLSAIVRKLLLLSLADAGQMSLHLVEVHLSNLLIEMTEDIEMLAPELDVQTDIAPKLLVKGDRDLLVQVLQNLISNAIKYNLPNGWIKIQAHRQGTNVSVTITNCSKDIPDNERERIFDRFHRGSPTSTHKIEGTGLGLSLAREIARSHGGDLKLDPTSSGQTAFTLTLLST from the coding sequence TTGAAACTGCGTTCTTTCCGTATTCGTATTGCCTTAGTGTCTGCTATTTTAGCGGGTAGCGCCCTCGTGGGATTTGGGGTAATTTCTTGGTGGCTAATTTATAATGCCAAGGTTAGTAGGCTTGATGGGGCATTAAAAATTCAGTTAATGCGGGCTGCCCGTCCACGAGGGGAAAATCGCTGGGATTTTTATGAAACTAGATTACCCCGTGCATTACAAATACAGGCACAAATGCCTATTGCCATACTGGTGATTGACAAAAATGGCAATACAATTTACCAATCTGAGGGCTGGGCAACTGATCTTAAAGTAAATAATCTCTGGTCTTCGCGCCCCCAAGCATCATACCCGTTGACACCTAGCGATGAAGGAAGATTATCAACAACAGAGTCAGAACCTTCAAGAGGGCGGCAATTAGACCCTGAACGTCCGCCGAATATACCGCCGCCAGATTTTCGATTAGCAACCCAACGTGCATCAGGAGAAACCTGGCGAGTTGCTGCTGTTACCTCCCCTCGTAATCGAGTGGCGATCGCAGTCAGTCTACAAGCGATCGATCAAGAAATGGTAGGAATCGGCAGCATCTTTCTAATTTCCCTACCAATCGTACTTATTTTAATTGCTGGGGGTGCATGGTGGCTTTCTGGTACGGCTTTATATCCTATCCACCGATTAACTACCGCAATTCGCCAGGTAACTGTCAAAGGGTTAGAACAACGGGTTGAGATTGGGGCAACAGATGTGGAATTTGTTGAACTGATTCAGGTATTTAACCAAATGTTGGAACGATTGGAACGCAATTTTAAACAAGCTTCCCGCTTCAGTGGAGATGCTGCCCATGAACTTAAAACACCTCTGACAATTTTGCAAGGCGAACTAGAACGAGCCATGCAACAAGCTGAATCGGGATCAGAGGTGCAACAAAGCCTGGGAAGTCTGCTAGATGAAGTCCATCGTCTCAGTGCAATTGTGCGGAAACTTTTGTTACTTTCCTTAGCTGATGCGGGACAAATGAGTTTGCATCTAGTGGAAGTACATCTGTCTAATCTGTTAATTGAAATGACAGAAGATATAGAAATGCTTGCACCAGAGTTAGACGTTCAAACAGATATTGCACCAAAATTATTAGTCAAAGGCGATCGCGATTTACTTGTCCAAGTTTTGCAAAATTTAATCAGCAACGCGATCAAATATAATCTCCCTAATGGTTGGATCAAAATTCAAGCTCACCGTCAGGGAACAAATGTATCTGTCACCATTACTAACTGTTCAAAAGACATTCCAGATAATGAGCGGGAACGCATTTTTGACCGCTTCCATCGCGGATCACCAACATCAACACATAAAATTGAGGGAACAGGATTAGGACTCAGTTTAGCAAGGGAAATTGCGCGATCGCATGGTGGCGACCTCAAGCTCGATCCAACTTCCTCTGGTCAGACAGCGTTTACTCTAACCTTGCTTTCAACTTAG
- a CDS encoding RNA-guided endonuclease TnpB family protein, with protein MKARFKYRIYPTDPQKNALAQLFGCVRTVWNDALAFCIESYKKGEKLANESELQKRFITKAKKTEDREWLSLVSNIPLQQSIRDLGQAYSNFFKSCKGERKGQKIRPPRFKKRKSRQSAKFRIGGFKVYQHNVSLAKIGKLDIVWSRSLPSEPSSVTKKVARLHAKISDTRTDFLHKLSTRVIRENQTIALEDLNVSGMVKNRKLSRAISDLGWRSFRTMLEAKSEKHGRDLRIINRWEATSQKCSCCGEKGGKKELNIREWTCLFCGVEHDRDVNASLNILNVAVGHTETKNGLQRRRKTGVKSAVAAEASTHLEPIQLSLFG; from the coding sequence ATGAAAGCAAGATTCAAGTATCGAATTTATCCTACAGACCCACAGAAAAACGCACTCGCTCAATTGTTTGGGTGCGTCAGAACTGTATGGAATGATGCTCTTGCTTTCTGCATTGAATCTTATAAAAAGGGAGAAAAGTTAGCAAACGAATCTGAGCTACAAAAACGGTTTATCACCAAAGCTAAAAAGACTGAAGATAGAGAGTGGTTATCTCTTGTATCAAACATTCCCCTACAACAATCTATCAGGGATTTAGGGCAGGCTTACTCTAATTTTTTCAAGTCCTGTAAGGGAGAGAGGAAGGGACAAAAAATACGTCCGCCTAGATTTAAGAAACGTAAGTCTAGACAGTCGGCTAAGTTTAGGATTGGTGGGTTTAAGGTATATCAACATAATGTTTCTCTCGCCAAAATTGGTAAGTTAGACATTGTATGGAGTCGTTCTTTACCGTCTGAACCATCAAGTGTCACTAAAAAAGTAGCACGATTACACGCGAAAATCTCTGATACCAGGACAGACTTTTTACATAAACTATCAACTAGAGTTATTCGTGAGAATCAAACAATAGCTCTTGAAGATTTAAACGTTAGCGGGATGGTGAAAAACCGTAAATTATCCCGTGCTATTTCTGATTTAGGTTGGCGTAGTTTTAGGACTATGCTAGAAGCTAAATCTGAAAAACATGGGCGTGATTTACGGATAATCAACCGATGGGAAGCGACATCTCAAAAGTGTAGCTGTTGTGGTGAAAAGGGTGGGAAAAAAGAACTCAATATTAGAGAGTGGACTTGCCTTTTCTGTGGTGTAGAACATGATAGAGATGTGAATGCTTCATTGAATATATTAAATGTCGCGGTGGGACACACCGAGACTAAAAACGGATTGCAGAGGCGACGTAAGACTGGTGTTAAATCAGCCGTTGCTGCTGAAGCGTCAACCCACCTAGAACCCATACAATTAAGTTTGTTTGGGTAG
- the pyrC gene encoding dihydroorotase, translated as MPRRRREDRHCIIEDKKMQKLTITRPDDWHLHLRDGAALKAVLPHTVRQFARAIIMPNLKPPVRSVADAAAYRDRILAAIPTDKHFEPMMTLYLTDNTSPEEIIRAKESQFVKAVKYYPAGATTNSDFGVTDIRQCDRVFEAMQQVDMPLLLHGEVTDQDVDMFDREKAFIERHLIPLKQRFPNLRVVLEHVTTSDAVQYVVSANNIAATITPQHLLFNRNILFQGGIRPHFYCLPILKREDHRLALLQAATSGNPKFFLGTDSAPHPRNGKESSCGCAGCYSALHAMELYAEAFESVDALDKLEAFASFYGPDFYQLPRNTEQITLTQTTWRVPDEVPFTESGLVPLRAGQEMMWQMA; from the coding sequence ATGCCTCGCCGTCGCCGCGAAGATAGGCATTGCATAATAGAGGATAAAAAGATGCAAAAGCTTACGATCACCCGACCCGACGACTGGCATCTGCATCTACGCGACGGTGCAGCACTAAAAGCGGTTCTGCCCCATACGGTGCGACAGTTTGCCCGCGCTATCATCATGCCGAATTTGAAACCCCCGGTACGCTCGGTAGCTGATGCTGCGGCATATCGCGATCGCATCCTGGCAGCGATTCCGACTGACAAACACTTTGAGCCAATGATGACGCTCTACCTCACCGACAACACCAGTCCCGAAGAAATCATCCGGGCTAAAGAATCTCAGTTTGTCAAAGCGGTAAAGTACTACCCAGCCGGGGCAACGACCAATTCAGACTTCGGCGTGACGGACATTCGTCAGTGCGATCGCGTCTTTGAAGCGATGCAGCAGGTAGATATGCCTTTACTACTGCACGGGGAAGTGACCGATCAAGATGTTGATATGTTCGACCGCGAGAAAGCGTTTATCGAGCGACATTTGATTCCTCTCAAGCAGCGATTTCCCAACCTGCGCGTGGTACTTGAACACGTTACCACCTCAGATGCTGTGCAGTATGTCGTGTCCGCCAACAATATCGCGGCAACGATTACACCACAACATCTATTGTTTAACCGCAATATCCTATTTCAAGGTGGCATTCGCCCCCATTTCTATTGCCTGCCCATTTTGAAACGAGAAGATCATCGTCTGGCACTTTTGCAAGCGGCAACCTCTGGCAATCCTAAGTTTTTTCTTGGCACCGATAGCGCTCCCCATCCCCGCAATGGTAAAGAAAGTTCCTGTGGCTGCGCGGGTTGTTATTCAGCTCTACACGCGATGGAGTTATATGCAGAAGCTTTTGAGAGTGTTGATGCACTCGATAAACTTGAAGCTTTTGCCAGTTTCTATGGGCCAGATTTTTATCAACTCCCGCGCAATACCGAACAGATTACTTTGACCCAAACGACATGGCGCGTTCCCGATGAAGTGCCATTTACTGAATCCGGACTTGTGCCCTTACGAGCAGGCCAGGAGATGATGTGGCAAATGGCTTGA
- a CDS encoding methyl-accepting chemotaxis protein, translating to MFNFHSPTNQEFQSQKSLSSQAKTKKSLARRILIQIALSVTTVIVGSTAVSYFQIVSTLKSQTLDQLKSHVIERGQREQSVFLMAEDNHAIFKKEWLRRLQRNDSKDLKARFEQLFVRFPDGATRNRSNNFDGKRQAGVFIDKPVLINDDIRRRVVTSYDLINAYGPPWHNRFPDLYLNMPENIAVIYWPDYPTWAQDAPVGFDLSKEEYVWVGDQKHNPARETVWSGTQIDGVAKIWILSCVTPIYFNDRIIGTLGQDVLLDDLFKRTIEEHVEGGYNLIFRKDGRLITHPKLMKQIQQQKGAFNILESGDTQLKRIFEAVKNKATDQVVIDNANQSDYLAVTTLQGPDWYFVTVLPKSILTQKAIALARFTLFLGLGSLIIVVAIVFWVLRRYITTPLEEITAATNQIANGDFQVVLDDSSPDELGRLAQAFNTMTQEVAAKTTELQRNLEQQSISVNQTTATMDELNSSSRQAAEQAEAAATGARQVLMLVDDSEQKNNSGTASSLKAKVEQIGEQILHFRDQTTQINAISNLVSDLANQTNMLALNAAVEAVRAGENGKGFAVVAAEIRKLADRSHKSAQQISDLVVSIQKATKATVAVSDEGRKTVAEIVDAVNTITVNSQRISLTTKQQSIAIQQVVSAMNALSQAANHR from the coding sequence ATGTTTAACTTTCATTCCCCCACAAATCAAGAATTTCAGAGTCAAAAATCCTTATCTTCTCAAGCTAAAACGAAAAAGTCGCTTGCTCGTCGAATACTCATTCAAATTGCGCTCAGTGTTACGACTGTTATTGTTGGCTCAACAGCGGTTAGCTACTTTCAGATTGTTTCTACTCTCAAGTCGCAGACGTTAGACCAGCTCAAGAGTCATGTAATAGAGCGAGGTCAACGAGAACAAAGTGTCTTTTTAATGGCAGAAGATAACCATGCCATCTTCAAGAAGGAGTGGCTACGACGCCTGCAAAGAAATGATAGCAAAGATTTGAAAGCTCGTTTTGAGCAGTTATTTGTGCGTTTTCCCGATGGGGCAACCCGCAATCGCTCCAACAATTTCGATGGCAAACGGCAAGCAGGTGTGTTTATTGATAAGCCAGTTTTAATCAATGATGACATTCGCCGTCGTGTAGTAACCTCCTACGATTTAATCAATGCCTACGGTCCACCCTGGCATAATCGCTTTCCAGATCTTTACCTGAATATGCCAGAAAATATTGCTGTCATTTACTGGCCTGATTATCCAACATGGGCACAGGATGCCCCCGTTGGCTTTGACTTATCCAAGGAAGAATATGTGTGGGTCGGTGATCAGAAGCACAATCCAGCCAGAGAAACGGTTTGGTCGGGGACACAAATCGATGGGGTTGCTAAAATCTGGATTCTTTCTTGTGTAACGCCTATCTACTTTAATGACAGAATTATCGGTACTCTTGGGCAGGATGTATTACTAGATGATTTATTTAAGCGGACGATCGAGGAGCACGTTGAAGGCGGTTATAACCTAATTTTTCGCAAGGATGGTCGCCTGATTACTCATCCAAAATTGATGAAGCAAATTCAGCAACAAAAAGGTGCATTTAATATTCTTGAATCAGGAGACACTCAGCTAAAACGTATTTTTGAAGCGGTCAAAAATAAAGCAACTGATCAAGTCGTCATCGATAATGCGAACCAGAGCGATTACTTAGCTGTCACTACACTACAGGGACCTGATTGGTATTTTGTTACCGTTTTACCCAAATCAATTTTAACCCAAAAAGCGATCGCGCTGGCTCGCTTTACGTTGTTTCTAGGTCTTGGTTCCCTCATTATTGTGGTAGCAATTGTCTTTTGGGTTTTACGTCGGTACATTACGACTCCTTTAGAAGAAATCACTGCTGCAACGAATCAAATTGCCAATGGAGATTTTCAGGTAGTCCTTGATGACAGCAGTCCTGATGAGTTAGGTCGGCTAGCACAGGCATTTAATACAATGACCCAAGAGGTCGCTGCTAAAACGACGGAATTACAGAGGAACCTGGAGCAGCAGTCAATTTCGGTCAATCAGACGACTGCCACAATGGATGAGTTAAATAGCTCTTCTCGGCAAGCGGCTGAACAAGCTGAGGCGGCTGCGACTGGAGCGCGTCAAGTTCTCATGTTGGTTGATGATAGTGAGCAAAAGAACAATTCTGGAACTGCTTCTAGCTTAAAAGCGAAGGTCGAACAAATTGGAGAACAAATCTTACACTTTAGAGATCAAACGACTCAAATCAATGCAATTTCTAACTTAGTCAGTGATTTAGCTAACCAAACGAATATGCTGGCACTCAATGCGGCGGTCGAAGCAGTTCGGGCAGGCGAAAATGGTAAAGGCTTTGCTGTTGTGGCTGCTGAGATTCGGAAACTAGCCGATAGAAGCCACAAATCGGCTCAACAGATTAGTGACCTGGTAGTCAGTATTCAGAAAGCGACGAAAGCTACTGTGGCAGTATCTGATGAAGGTCGTAAAACCGTGGCAGAGATCGTAGATGCAGTCAATACGATTACAGTGAATAGTCAACGAATCTCTCTAACTACTAAACAACAGTCAATCGCAATTCAGCAAGTTGTCAGTGCGATGAATGCTTTGAGTCAAGCTGCAAACCATAGATAG
- a CDS encoding sensor histidine kinase, with protein sequence MFDRFHRGSPTSTHKIEGTGLGLSLAREIARSHGGDLKLDPTSSGQTAFTLTLLST encoded by the coding sequence ATTTTTGACCGCTTCCATCGCGGATCGCCAACATCAACACATAAAATTGAGGGAACAGGGTTAGGACTCAGTTTGGCACGTGAAATTGCGCGATCGCATGGTGGTGACCTCAAACTCGATCCAACTTCCTCTGGTCAAACAGCTTTTACCTTAACCTTGCTCTCAACGTAG
- a CDS encoding AAA family ATPase yields MKLASVLINRFRSIKNVELENVGDFNVLIGKNNSGKSNILSAINTFFDCIKNGNLIDLNPCIGQETKIKEIHFFEKETKLPIEITLAFILSPRDREDLIKNIIAEAPQVKNAVGSINPALQLVASITGEENSIPNYAKNLIAKVSSFKVLHLRERREPIGEEEAQKLLSLKVKRGGEEALRNIKETVYSLLGVSIDAFQGESTSNEAAELDVDNFLIEVNGSGIRESLRLVLDVEFGEPNILLVEEPEIHLHPALETSMMRYLKRISANCQVFLTTHSTNFLDTAEMQNVYLISKPSSTQIQKLNVEEAEAKIPK; encoded by the coding sequence ATGAAGCTTGCTTCTGTTTTAATTAATAGATTCCGTAGTATTAAAAATGTCGAGCTTGAGAATGTAGGCGACTTTAATGTTCTCATTGGTAAAAATAATTCGGGTAAGTCTAACATACTTTCAGCAATTAACACGTTTTTCGATTGCATTAAAAATGGTAACTTAATTGATTTAAATCCTTGCATTGGGCAAGAAACTAAAATAAAGGAGATTCATTTTTTTGAAAAAGAAACTAAATTGCCAATAGAGATTACACTGGCATTTATCCTTTCTCCACGAGATAGAGAGGATTTAATTAAAAACATTATAGCGGAAGCTCCACAAGTTAAGAATGCTGTTGGAAGTATTAATCCAGCTTTACAGCTTGTAGCTTCTATTACTGGAGAAGAAAATTCAATACCTAATTATGCCAAAAACCTCATAGCAAAAGTATCTAGCTTTAAAGTTCTTCATCTTAGAGAGCGGCGAGAACCAATTGGAGAAGAAGAAGCTCAAAAACTCCTTTCATTAAAAGTTAAGCGTGGAGGAGAAGAAGCCCTTCGTAATATTAAAGAAACTGTTTATTCTTTACTTGGTGTTAGTATCGATGCTTTCCAAGGCGAATCAACTTCTAATGAAGCTGCTGAGTTAGATGTTGATAATTTCCTTATAGAAGTAAATGGTTCTGGTATTCGAGAGTCTTTGAGGTTAGTTCTAGATGTAGAATTCGGGGAGCCAAATATTTTGCTTGTTGAAGAGCCAGAAATTCATCTTCATCCAGCACTTGAAACAAGTATGATGCGATACTTAAAACGGATTAGTGCAAACTGTCAAGTTTTTTTAACGACTCATTCAACTAACTTTTTAGATACGGCTGAAATGCAGAATGTCTATTTGATATCTAAACCTAGCTCAACTCAAATTCAAAAATTAAATGTAGAAGAGGCTGAAGCTAAAATCCCTAAATAA
- a CDS encoding TOPRIM nucleotidyl transferase/hydrolase domain-containing protein — protein MFDRLVFVEGQSDEDILREWASKLGINFSKANVGFIPMGGVRNFAHFATEATLSFLVKRQVKMWFILDRDEKEDSEVANLQNRLGQNAILKVLKKREIENYLVCPRAIKNFIKVKLSSLTELDCKFPEESEIFENIQECAEQLKNFSINKRVAKILCKPIYPSAEQLINNSHSEAVKERVAEEIQRLITQLEESHHQIETVYQETFTSVESDWAIKKLDIVPGDLLLDMVCKKYDTRFKKERDGSRLAALMNESEIDNEVCEIIHEIGDVAESIT, from the coding sequence ATGTTTGACCGTCTCGTTTTTGTAGAAGGTCAATCTGATGAAGATATTCTTCGAGAATGGGCATCTAAACTAGGAATCAACTTTAGCAAAGCAAATGTAGGTTTTATTCCTATGGGAGGTGTGCGAAACTTCGCACATTTTGCAACAGAAGCCACTCTATCTTTCCTGGTAAAACGTCAAGTGAAAATGTGGTTTATTCTGGATCGAGATGAAAAGGAAGATTCAGAAGTGGCAAATCTTCAAAATCGTTTAGGACAAAATGCCATCCTAAAAGTTTTAAAAAAAAGAGAAATAGAAAATTACTTGGTATGCCCAAGGGCTATAAAAAACTTTATCAAAGTTAAACTAAGTTCATTAACTGAGTTAGATTGTAAATTTCCAGAGGAGAGCGAAATTTTTGAAAACATTCAGGAATGTGCCGAACAATTGAAGAATTTTTCTATTAATAAAAGAGTAGCTAAAATATTGTGTAAACCTATTTATCCGTCTGCTGAGCAGCTTATTAATAATTCACATAGTGAGGCAGTTAAAGAGAGAGTAGCTGAAGAAATTCAAAGGCTTATTACTCAATTGGAAGAAAGCCACCACCAGATAGAAACTGTTTATCAAGAAACTTTTACTTCCGTAGAAAGTGATTGGGCAATCAAAAAGCTAGATATAGTTCCTGGCGATTTGTTACTTGATATGGTTTGTAAAAAATATGATACTCGTTTTAAAAAGGAAAGAGATGGTTCTCGTTTAGCTGCTTTGATGAATGAAAGCGAAATTGACAATGAAGTTTGTGAAATTATTCATGAAATTGGCGATGTAGCTGAATCAATAACTTAA